The genomic interval ttttaaaattagcaAGTAGAGTTGctggatatgtggctcatattaagTGGAACGCATGTGCCAGGAAAGCATGGTGAAGTAAAGAACAAGTAAACTGAGTTGTAGGAAGAAACTTTCGACTATTTGATCGACAGTATGAGCGGCGGTTTGGTCTCGAGAgataaccatcgatggtttcagttTGTAGGGGAATAACTCTCGGTATTAAATCGACGACGGTTTGCTGAAACTATCAACGGTTTCATTCAACGTAGATCATGAATTTTGAATCGAGAGATCCATATATTGCATGATTTAGAGGATCTCCTCCAAGATTTGCTACATAAGTGTTTTAGATGCATTTTAAGTCTTCTGTACGCATAGGGTTGATATGTAAACTgtatttgtaacccttgatgtaagttTTTGACGATTTGATAGTAAAAATCAGtagcttgctcccgtggacgtagacACATTGCTAAATACTAATTAATATTATTTCTTGTGTTGTATGTTCTTGTTACTTTATTTTATTCTCTGTCATTTATTATTTTCGTATCCATTCATTGTTGGTTGCTGCATTACTTATTTCAGATTAAATTTGTGTTTTTCCGCTGCGCATTGATATACTACCACTCTACACAACATaaatttattctctctctctcattccttTCAAAAAATCTCCCAAACTAAtattaactaaaaaaaaaacggGGGGTAGTCGCGTCCCTCCTCCTTctaagattttcatattataaattttgaaaatttttaactttctaaaatttaactaaattttaattggttaactaaatttttaaaattggcAAGCAaatcaactctctctctctctctatctctatctctctctctctctctctctctctctctctctctctctctctctctctctctctttctccctctctctctctcataaaaTCTTAATTATTCGTCTTGGAATATCTTGGACTAGGAGGCTTGTTGGGGAACTTTGCTTACATTGGCAGAGGTGGACAACCATGAGTTTTTTCCcggattatctttttttttttaaatatatattaaataatatctctttctgggaaatatttcccagaatgactctgacataatctcgctacttggagtagcgagatttacttttgaCTGAAGGGCTCGTgccgacgcgtggcaaatcttgctacttggagtagcgaaaTTTTATTCGGATACTTAATGCTCTACCAATCGCTGTTTGACGCgaggtaaatctcgctactccaaataGCAAGATTTGCTTCAAACTAACCTCGCCCATTCTTCCTCCTTCCTTGTGCCAATAGACAGTCAGTACCTTTGCAGAGCCGAGCGCAGGTTACTGTTGAAGGAGACTCCAGAGCGCAGGTGACCGTTGCGGGCTTCAAACCAAGAGCTATATAAACTCGAGATGGGGTAAGTTATATTTTCAATGTTTggtgcataaatttttaaattaattttatttcatcCAAAGCCTTTGATAATCGGAGGGAGGCGCCagtctacatgagcctcgtacgctTACTCAAATGTATATCTAATTTGTTACCGTTTACATTAGCAATTTAATGTAGTAACCACTATTTTCGTATGCTGCAGGCTAACGTATTACACCAGGTCGACTTGCTATCATCAGACCCCGCTGTGAGTGATTTAGCGAGAgctggtttggacattgtctatGAGGAAGGACGACGGATCCCTACTCCATGCCGGCCCCTGGAAccacgaggtggtcgagcagctccagtacgaggtgGTCGAGTAGCTACCTCCAACCGTCCATCGAGTCCGGCCTTCTCACCGCCCATTGTACATGACAAGTACGTATTTGGGCCGTCCGCACTGTATGCCCCATCGATAGCTGCTGATATTGCGGGACCCTCCAGTCGACCGGCGGATTATCGATTTGACTCTGCCGCGACCCCGTCGATGTCGtacttactagacgaccctctcgatgaggaggaggtggacgcacccggGATGCCACCTCGGACTCGTCCAaagactacatacgacatagctccccgTCCGCTTCACCTAGAGATAGATTATCCAATACCTATGGGTGGAGACGACAGATATGCTGCCCCTCAACGTGACCAGACGCCAGACGCGAACgagcagccaggtgagggcagatgcagacggcagccaccccgacaccggagacgacctccatgcggcACCTTGTAGGTgatatatgtatttgttaattacttcattctttcatttatacatcagatatatgtttacaacttcatttgtacataatgtatttattcattacttcatttgtgcataatgtatttatttattacttCATTTgtgcataatgtatttattcattacttcatttgtacagcatgtatttgtttagaatatatcatttgtacataatgtatttgtttagaatatatcatttgtacataatgtaattgttcTTAATTTTGAATCTATAAAGCACCCCTAGGTAAAGTGCCAAGTAGGTATCATTTAgtatagtaatttgatatgttgaatgtatacgaatcttgtgaatgtaacgttgtgaacatactggttccATTAAacttgaagaatgttttctttgcacaggtgcgtgggtGGATATGCTCAATtagtaaacaggactctgccgaaattagtatagtgttttgataggttgaatgtatacgaatctcgtaAATGTAACGTtatgaacatactggtatcaattgtatttaaagaatgttttctttgcacaagtGCGTGGAtagatatgctcaatttgtaaacaggactctgtcGAAATTAgtattagtaatttgataggttgaatgtatacgaatctcgtaaatgtaacgttgtgaacatactggtatcaattgtatttgaagaatgttttctttacataggtgcgtggatggatatgctcaatttgtaaataggactctgccgaaattagtattagtaatttgataggttgaatgtatacgaatcttataaatgtaacattgtgaacatactggtatcaattgtatttgaagaatgttttcttttcACAGGTGCGtcgatggatatgctcaatttgtaaacaggactctgccgaaattagtatagtgttTTGATGAGTTGAATGTATACAAATATCgtaaatgtaacgttgtgaaatataaCTTAGTCTCTCTATTTATGCTttttaggttttatttctacttttattttcacagtattgaaagtaacaccaaacgggCCCTGAGGAAAAAGCAAAGaattcaattaggtgcaattcaacttgaataaGGTGGAAATGTGTAAAAGAggtgtatgatatgatgatttatctttagaactacccaaaaaaaataaaatcctaaaaagTGCATGccgagccatttgtatttctacaacatTTGGTTTGTGGCATCATTGTCGCCTTCCACTTTCGGATGCTTGAGAATTGTGTTACTcaagatacaaaattttcatgaacataagaattttaatgttttgatcACAAAAATATTGCTAATAGATTCTTTGgcatggagcattaatcttttcttgataataagattgatatggaaaggagggtatgtcttatttttttaaatataatttaatattttttgtcaCTTCATAATTCTTGGTAATTATTACCAAGTTGCGAATCTAGATATGAATGAATAGCTTCAATGAAAAATCTTTATTCTCGATAATGGAATTTGAACCAAACGAGGGCAAACATTGGAATACTTTGAAATCGTTGAATGCACAAACCAATTGCCAAGTAAaggcacaatagaaccaatcataaaatcataaatgtaatgacaatccaaaatgtagaaagttaaacatGAGCCAAATGGAAATAATAACCTGCGATCtgtaaaggaggaagttctatCAACTCCTATCGAAAATGGAGGCATatatgatgaagaaatcaaagttaaaaaacattaaatccAGGACAATGTTGTTCCAACTATATATGCTAGAACATGTTAATAACatagaagaaggaaataatttacaaatcTCTAAATTTTGTACGATTCATTTGGTGAAAGGGTTTTAACAGTCGGAAATGTAAAGACAATCCAAGGGGGGATTGTCGTCTGAAGGAGAAGCAAAATCAGAATTCAGCTTCTCTCAACTACTCGCTGCCTTCTCTTCATTACCACTTACCCTGCCGAACACTAAAATACTCTTCTTCTCTAGTGAAATCCCTGGATTCTCTGCAGGCTTCAAAATGTCCGTTAGTAGCTTCTACCCTACTAGTTGAGGCTACTGCTTATTATTTTGTCCTCTCTTCTTTCATGTTGCTGCCACTGCCGATTTGGCATTTGTTACTGCTTGTTTTCTTCTACCCCCATTCTTTCCCACTTCCACCTCCACCTTAAAATCTTCATCGCTGAAATCATcgttttcatcttccccatcagatatCTCTGTAACAATTAACGACTTTTTGTGTGCTGCAGCCCTTGATACTTTCTTCCTCGCTGGCACTtggggaatttcatgttaattcccaacatcaagaacaataagttttgaaatgaacaGAAGACTCGataagtataattgtagtagTCATTAGAGGGGTAATGAAGAAAATGTTAAGATTTGAAGGTGACggtcaaaattcaaaataaatgtcACAGATCACATGATTTCAATCCTAGGCAAGTTATAAATTTAGTAATTATAAGCTATTGGCTTCTACTGGGGGATTTCAACTGTGTCCTTTCAGTTGCTGAGAAGGAGAATGGTTGGCCTGTCTCTGATTATGATACTAGAGATATGGGTGATTGCTTCTTTAACTCTATTCTATCTTATCTAAGATCATTAGGGTGTTTCCTTACTTGGACAAATGGTACGGTTTGGAGCAAACTGGATAGGGTGGTTGCTAATCAAAGATGAATTCTGGAGGATCTGAGGGCTAAGGTTGAATTCCTTTTCCCTGGGATTCTCTTTGATCACTTAGTGTGCCTCATTTCCCTGTTTGAAGAGGGGTGTCTGGGAAGACaatctttaaaaattttcaacatgtgGACTCTAAACCATAATTTTCTAGACATTATCAAATAAGGTTGGGATGCGCAGGTCCAAGGCTTTGAGCAATTCAAATTGGTGAGGAGACTTCAGGGCTAAAAAAACCTCTAAAGGCTCTTAATGCATCCCATTTCTCCCACATTTCGGCTAGAGCAGAGAAGGCTAGGAATGATGTGATCGAGCTCACAACAGAAACTGCACGAGAATCCCTTGGATGGTGACTTGCAACTACTACTAAATGAAAGGAGAGAGACTGTGAAATGATAGATGGTCTAGGTGTGCTGGATCTGAAAGCCTGGAATCTTTCCTTGCTCACAAAAACACTCTGGAATATCCACTCTAAAAAAGACTCTCTCTGGTCCAAATGTGTCAATCAAATCTACCTGAAAGGTTCAAGTCTATGGGAGGCCAGGATAAAAAATGATGAATCCCCACTATACAAAAAGCTCATTGGAATTAAGAACCAGATTATGTCAAGATGTGCCAACCACCTGGATGCAGTGCTTCAACTTTTTGAGGAATGGGACCTCGACCATTCTAGCTCCCCCCTATATCTGCCCAATGttccatgtaaatactcattttgatcaatatatttacttttcGATCAAAAAAACCgtatgataaattgatggatcatcgACTCTCTTTGTGCAGAGATAGCGGCAATAAATGGAACatgttaacatttaaatatttcctactcaataatataatatataaagattttcctatttaattaaatataattactatatatttatagtgtatgactgttatatattacatttttaactaaattacaaattgtaaattaagcaaatctcgctactccaagtagcgagatttaaacgcCAGGCTAAGTTCTCGCAGAGACGCGTGGCAGCAAAATCTCCCtactccaagtagtgagatttgttTAATGTCAACACGTGACAAATcttgctactccaagtagcgagattacgtcagagtcattctgagAAATATTTTCCAGaaagaggtattatttaatatatatatatatatattttaaaagataATCCGAAAAAAAAATCGGACAACCATGCTACCACTCATGAGAGAGAGATGATGTGATGGTTGGAAATGTTTTAAACGACAGAGCAGTCAATGGATGAGCATGAAATGcgaaagctctctctctctctctctctctctctctctcaaagtcATCCTAATGCCCAAGCTTCTTCAGCGACAGGTATGGTTAGTTgagtttttattatatttatttattatgactGCTTTCGTGGGCAATGAATTTCGCAGGCAATGTGTTTGTTAAAATTTCTCAATGTATTTTACTTTATTGTTATACTATTTTCACTTATTTATTGAGTTGGCTACGTTATGTTTTTTCCTCAAGAAGCTTTATCAAATTTAACAAGTTAACAAGACTAGCAACATCTCAATGTCAGCAATGACCCAAGTGCCAATAAGTATGGGACACCTACAAGTGATGCATCTCAATTATTAGGTTTTGGatttaaccatatatataagcacacaTTATCCACATAAATTTTTCAATATGAGACAAACTCAAAAGTAGAATTTTCAACAATTTCCCCCTCAGGTATGAATTGCCCAATttcccaacagttgctcaagagGCTCTTACCACTGACATCTTATGTGtttcggattgcattccacgtgcagCCGAACCAATCCAACCTCTTTCGTTTTAACCCTATTCGGCTCCATCCCAAGTCTAGataatccttattggcctcggccATACACTTGGTcttccaactattagcacgttaggagaattagcttcatgtCTCTActtttatgatgtcgctcacccaaagttacaaaccgtcggctctgataccacttgccAGGATCGGAGAAGTCCACGGTGGGTTTGATTCACATgaatgaacaccaacttgaccttAAAACTTAAGCATATTCGGTCTTTGGCCCAACCATGCATATATgcacccatcattcactcaaatttttcaatatgggacaaactcacaagtagaattctcaacaattttatatgccttgaaatatttaaaaaatacatacAATCTTTGAATTTAGTATGATAatatatagaaaaagaaaaaaaacatctaatattcagaaaaaaaaaaaaaagaatgatagTAATAACATGAAGGAATAATGAAGAAATCCAAAATTAAATTTCTTAGCtaaacataaattttaaattaaatttttattggaagaatttttttaattttttgaattatcttGGTTAATATTTACatgcatttttaaaaaaataataatataattctaaCTATGTAGGACAAATAAAATTCGATCAAGAATCAAGTCAATTGTGAAAGTTAGTCCATATGAATCAAGTTAAATTCAAAAACTATTATTAAACGTTAAATAATATACTGACATTTCACCAAAGAAAAAACAAGTTAAATTCAAAAGCTAAATTTATACAAACCAgaatattttgaattttcaaattttgaatttaaattgtatTGGCTAGATTTTAAGTTACTCcattgaatatttttatttacttttgtatgtgtgtgtgtgttgttttTTAAATGATAGTGCTATAATTCAAACTATGTAGTAATGATAGTGCTATAATTCAAACCATGTAGTGCGATTATATTGAATGATTTCTATGTACTACTatagatttttgaaatttctaattaaattttatttttctgaCTTTTTGTCTATGATTATTttgactaataataataataataataataataataataataatataattccaCATGTATGGTGCTAAAATTTTGATGGACAATTAAgtcaattttaaaaattgaatgaTTTCAAGGTTTGagttaatttgaaaaattaaagtaGTTATGATCTTTCTTAAATAAGAGAATTctttgattttttataaaaaaaattaaatattttttgctgatatttttatttttctattatatttgACTACTTATTATTACATGTGTCTTTGTTTTCTTCTAAAAATAGTATAATTCGACTATATAGTGCTAAATTTGATGGGAAATCAAgtcaattttaaaaactaaataatttgaaaattcaataagtttaaaaaataaaaggtaaCAATGAACTTTCtttaaacataatttttttaaaatttcttaaatTATGAGTTAAAACtttatttgaaagaatttttaggTTTTCTATTTTATTggatatttttgaatatatatatatatatatatatattgaaaaaataataataacataagtCATCTGTGTATTGCTAAATCCTTAGACAATAGATaaattttggggttgagtttCACAAAactattattgaaattaaattttgtaatttttactCACTTTATATTATGTccatttaaatttttctttttctttttactaTCAAAGTCTTAAAATTAAGTAATGTATTGAATGATCACAAATTTTAAATTATTCAATATCGGTGCATAGCACGGAATCTCCACTatgtttgtgtgtatatatatatatatatatgtgcatgcaCTAGACAGAAACATAATATCTCTATGGTAGAATACATGGAGAAACTAGAATTTTATTAATTCTTTCCTTTGAAATGAGGACAACTCAGGTGGCTGCATCTGCTCCATCACTGCTAGCTATTTGAGGAATGTTAATTTCCAAGCATCCCACCCTGGCCCCCAAAGTACACACAGCGTCCAAGCCCACTCCCCATGTTTCCTATGTCTGCAACGCCATAGTATCTAGCAGCAGTGTCACAATAGGTTTCTATGTCGTCCCCGGGATCCACTTCTTGTCGAAGCTCATTAAACACCGTGACTTCCTTACAGAGTGCATCGAACCTGCCGATTTCGGACAACAGTCGAGAACTTCCCATCGGAGGGCTGGGCAAGTCTGTTGGACCATGAACCTCTCCTCCCCATTCAATATAATTAGCTTTCTCTGATAGCTGAGTGAAGAGTTTTGCTGGATAAAACCCAACTGGTATATGGTCTGCCCCAACTAGAAGCCACCAGTCTCCGGCAGCATTCTATACGACATTTATGAACATACAAGAGTTAGATCTTTTACACACAGACACATATAAGTTAGGAGAGTGGAGAAGACGGGATCAGTCAACtcttttatatacatacatacatgtatataGATGGACTTACCCTGTGTATCTTGAGCTCCGTTGAATAATATTCTTTATTAATTATGGAAGGTTGCAGGACTCTATCAAGATGTATAGTGTTATTAGTAATAACAAAGCCACTGCACCGCGTATTGAAACAACCTGATCTACCACTAGCCTGTTGATAAGTGAAATAGTTGAAAATTTAGCAAGTCATTTAACTCATCAACCAAAAGTGTATTGTGCACATAAAGCTAGCAGCAAGGATGCTTACCTGGAAATAGAAAAATGCCCGAGTTCTAGAGTCACCAAATGCTGATGGATTCACCTAGAAAGCAAATAAACATTTGTATAAAACACTAAATAAGCGACTAATTAACTTGAGTGGGTATAAGAATTTCAAAAGCCACAAACAAACTTACTGTCCAACCCGCTGATATAATGTCACGACCATTTTGAATCTTTATTTGACCTGAGCTATATTGGTTTACATCAACGTCTGGATTGAAAACAGTGACAATAAATCCTGCCCCATTGTAACTTTTATTTGGTATTCTTTTCGTCCGAACGACAGCATACTGTTGAATACAATGTCTTCTTCTATTAGTCGAATAAGCATATCACAAATACAAACTTTTAATCATTTGAAATTCATCACCTTGCTCTTTTTTTCTTATTGATATTATGCATTTATGTAATTTAAGACACCCAAAGAGGCACCCAAAAATTCTAAACATGAACGGATAGTTTGAATGAGGTGAGGTAAATATAGTATATACTTTTTTGGTTCTCATATAGTTGGGGAAGAAATTACGATAATTTTAACACAAatcccccccacccccaccctcAACAACTAGAAATATTCTAGGCAAAGAATTAATGAGACGCTTGTTATGTTACAAGTCTTCAAGTGGAAAATGATTTCTattacaagaaataaattcatGTAACATATAGGACTTACATGAGTTCCGGGTATGTATTGAGTGAGGCTTCGATTTTGTGAAGGAAAGCTTTCTAACATGAGTCTCTCTCTAATGAGATCAACCTTAGTAACTCTCCTAATAGGAACTGTCCCAACGGCACATCCTTCTCCTTTGATGGCTAGATAAGGTTGTTCATTACGAGTTGATACATATCTATGTTTCCTACTCCCAGGAGCAAAATCAGGCATCATCTACACAAAACataatgaaaagcatcaaaaacttTAATTGAATTTGCAACAAAGATATGAGCTGGAGATTTCGACAAGAAAAATATTAAGCAATACGAACCTGAGGATGGTAATTGTGGTTCTTCAATAAGGGGTGATCAAATGCTGGTTGTTTATAGAAATCAATACAATCATAAATATCACCATATTCCGTCTGTCAATgataaaaaaatacttttttacaAATCAATTACAATCTATCTTATGTACAAAACTCAAAGCACAAAACTTTTTTGTCATTAGTCTTGAAAAGGGCATAATAGATGTAAAGAGGACATgctttaacaaaaaaaaaaaaaggtttgattTTGTGACCTTAAAGTTTGACTCTAATATCTTATCGTTAAGTTAGAAGTTTACCTTTCGTCTTTCATCTTAATGCATCTTATAGGTTAAATTAAAGTCAAAAGCTCGTCTAACAAAGGAAATGATTACCATGCATATAGAAGGGGTCTAAAATGACTTttaaatataggaaaataaataaaacttatttttgtaatatttttttttaaaaatataatcaaGGAAATGTTATTTTCAAGAAGAAATTTTAGTGGTACAAATTTACAAGTAAAAAAGTAATCATGgaaatattattttcaagaagAAATTTTAGTGGCACAAAATTACAAGTGTTGTCCTGTAATAGGGTGTGTACATACGTGAGTGGAAGTATGCATTTTTCTTCCCAAATAATTtctagattaaaaaaaaaataaatagaaggcAGTAGGAAGAGTTCTGAAATTTCTGTACATGCATCTTTACCTTAACTTGGTTTCCTACattttaaaatttagaatttaGATGTTTAAATCGTTAAAAGAAGAATCAAATTCCTAAGAATACAGGTGGAAGTATTGCGAAACGAGAGATGAACTACTTTACTTTCTGCGGTCCAAATTTTTCTGGAATTTCAATTGATTAAAGAAAATCAAATAGACATTTGACAACTATATAGAACATCTTTTAACATTTAATTCTGTAAGGTTTTAAACAATAATAACTTGAAAATGCCATGTGATAACATTTTATCCAAGCTcttaatatttcatatctatatatctatatgattaatTACATAAAGCCAAGAGCCTCTTGGTTTTGCATAATCACTCTTGCACTaacaatacaaaaaaaattattgttgtgAAATTATGCCATAAGACTATGCAGGCAACAACAAAAAATCAAAGGGAGAAGAAGAATGTGAATTTACATAGTTTGACAATGTGCCGAAACCCTTAGAGTCCGTGTTAAATTTTCACTATAAAATGTGTAAAACATGTGCAAGAAATTTAAAGTATAAGAGATAAGATGTTTCACTCGTATTGTCTTCACTGCTGGCTTGTTTACACGCTTTAGTCGCTTGTTCAATTCTAAATGTTCTTCTCTAGATAAACGCCTATCACCTTGAACCTCATTATTTTTCAGAAGGAAAAGCCACAGAAGTAAGACTAGAAAGACTGGAGAGGAAGCTTTTAAATCCATTGATGTTACCTATAATATACAAAGAAATTATATCAAATATATCAATTGGTGCAacaatatgtgaaaaaaaaaaatgaatatgcAAAACAAAATGAAAGTTTTCTAAATTCTCataaaaaccaaaacactaaaaaaATTGTTATTTATGTGCAAGTGAAAGATCCATTACAGCACAGAAACAACGCCTCAAATGATTAAAGAATGAGAAAGAACAATATAACGAAATGGTTTATATAGAGTATGGAAACGTAGAGTCATATTCTCGTCATTTATTACTTTCTCTTTGAGACTTTTACTAATGACATTATGGCCCATGCCACTAATGCACTTGGCATATTCTCTCCATGTTAAGTGCAATGAATAGAATCAATGAGGAAGTGACCATTAAATACAATCCACTTATGCAAAAACCATAGTTGATCCAAGAGCCAATTACCGTAGGAATGCAAAAACAATGACCAAGAAAGCCAAGTATGGAAGGAATGCAAGAAACAATGTATTTGACTAACAAATTAATAGAgttgaaaatgaatgaaaaattACTAATGTTGACACCTCAATTTTAATCAGATCGTCCCAAGAAAACCCAGTATAATAAAGACCTAACTTTGCGTCCTGAACAAAACCCTTTTTTCAAATTTAAGACCGTGAGTCCCCTAAAAAAAAATGGATTGTTAGATAAAGTCCTTTTGAATTTAACTAATTTTTATGATTAGTTACAAAATTAATCTCCATTATTAGGTGAGTCCCCATAATTTTAAAATCAACTTCtcgtaggctgtaccactaaactggcgatacatactggaggatcaatctctaccaactctatgcggagtctctccaaatccatcataatcggatacgGGATCCCTATAGCTGCTAACACTGGTCTCGCAGACTTCgtgctcaacgcattagctaccacgtttgctttcctggGTACACTACAAAAAacttggtttttagtgacgaaactattagtaacggattcaatttcgtcactaaaagagggtattagtgacggttttaacaaccgtcactaatacgacactattagtgacgaatttgaaaccgtcaccaatagttttatcactaaaatttgaaaaatatcgTGGGAAAACATTTTTTGTACAGAAATTATCTCGGAAAAATACTAGAGACAATTTCTACAGTATTAGcgacgaattaaatccgtcactaaaagaagcttattagtaacgattaaataaccgtcactactactattttaaaataaataaaaaattattttagagtattagtgacgaatttaaagattcgtcactattagtctcttattaatgacggatttgggaaccgtcactaatacttttttatttaaaaaaataaaaaaaaaaattatttcagagtattagtgacgaatttgaagattcgtcactattagccccttattagtaacggatttgggaactgtcattaata from Malania oleifera isolate guangnan ecotype guangnan chromosome 9, ASM2987363v1, whole genome shotgun sequence carries:
- the LOC131163494 gene encoding protein neprosin-like, with the translated sequence SFSDEIESRLKRVNKPAVKTIRTEYGDIYDCIDFYKQPAFDHPLLKNHNYHPQVRIMMPDFAPGSRKHRYVSTRNEQPYLAIKGEGCAVGTVPIRRVTKYAVVRTKRIPNKSYNGAGFIVTVFNPDVDVNQYSSGQIKIQNGRDIISAGWTVNPSAFGDSRTRAFFYFQASGRSGCFNTRCSGFVITNNTIHLDRVLQPSIINKEYYSTELKIHRNAAGDWWLLVGADHIPVGFYPAKLFTQLSEKANYIEWGGEVHGPTDLPSPPMGSSRLLSEIGRFDALCKEVTVFNELRQEVDPGDDIETYCDTAARYYGVADIGNMGSGLGRCVYFGGQVPARKKVSRAAAHKKSLIVTEISDGEDENDDFSDEDFKVEVEVGKNGGRRKQAVTNAKSAVAAT